The sequence below is a genomic window from Leptotrichia hongkongensis.
GGAAGAATGGTTATCCGTGAACTTCTAAAAGCAACATCAAGCGGGCTTGGTAAACATGAAACACCAATTTTCCCAATACAAATCTTTAAAGTAAAAGAAGGTCTTAATTATTCTGAAAATGACTACAATCTAGCTAGAAACGATTTTGATGGAATTTTAGAAACTGTTAAAAAACAAAAAATTTCTTATGAAAATAATTCAAAAAACAAAAAAAATATTTTTGAAACACCAAATTTTGATTTACTACTGCTATCCTGTGAAACTTCAAGCAGAAGACTATTTCCAAATTTTGTTTTTCTAGATTCAGAATTTAACAGACACGAAAAATGGAAAATGGATGATCCGAAAAAATATAAATACGAAATTGCTACAATGGGCTGCCGTACACGAGTATTTGAGAATGTGAATGGTGAAAAAAGTAGTCTTGGACGTGGAAATCTATCATTTACAAGCATTAATTTCCCTAGAATTGCAATATTGACAAGAAAAAAAGTAGAAAATGAAATTTTAAAAATGGAAAAAGCTGGTAAATTTTTAAACGAAGAAGAAAAAAATAATAAAAAAATCGAACTTCTAACAGAAGAATTTCAGAAAAAAGTCCTAGAAACAACATATCTAGCTGGAAAACAGCTTTATGAACGTTACAATTTCCAAAAAACTGCTCTTGCAAAGCAATTTCCATTTATGAGAAGCAATAATTTGTGGAAAGGGCTTGGAGTAAAGGATGGAAATGAAGAAGTAGGAGAAGCCATAAATTCAGGTTCACTTTCGATAGGATTTGTTGGTGGATCAAATGCAATGTACGCCTTATTTGATGTAGAACATGGAACAAGCGAAGTTGCCTATAAAGTGCTTTATGACACAATTGAGAAAATGGGCACAGTCGCAGATGAATTTAGAGATAAATATCATTTAAACTATTCGATTCTGGCAACTCCAGCTGAAAGTCTGACAGGAAGATTTTTGCGTATTGACAGAAATGAGTTCGGAGTAATTAAAAATGTTACAGACAGAGATTATTACGTAAATTCATTCCATATTGACGTAAAAAAAGAAATCAGTCTTTTTGACAAAATTAGAAAAGAAGCGCCGTTTCATAAACTAACAAGAGGAGGGCACATCACTTATGTGGAACTGGATGGAGAAGCTCGTAAAAATATAGGTGTTATGCTAAAAATTGTAAAAGTAATGAAAGATACGGGAATTGGCTACGGTTCAATAAACCACCCTGTTGACAGATGTAGAGATTGTGGAACAGAAGCGATAATTTATGATAAATGTCCAATTTGCGGAAGTCACAATATTTCTAGAATTAGAAGAATAACAGGTTATTTGACAGGAGACTTGGACAGCTGGAACAGTGCAAAACAGGCTGAAGAGCAGGATAGAGTAAAACACGGCATAAAATAATGCAATAAGTGAGGTAATTTAAAGTGAATGAAGAACAAGAAATAAAAGAAAAAAATTCAGAAAATCTAAAAAATGATTTTACATTAAGGCTTTTAATGACTTATAAGGAAACCATTGTTGATGGTATCGGTCTTCGTTATTCACTTTATTTTGCAGGTTGCTCACACGCCTGTCCTGGCTGCCACAACGAATATTCATGGAATCCCAATCATGGAAATATACTCACATATGAAAAACTAGAAGAAATTGCTAAGGAAATAAATGAGAACACCTTGCTTGATGGAATTACAATAAGTGGCGGCGATCCTCTTTTTAATCCCACAGATATGTTAAAAGTGCTAAAATTTTTAAAGGCAAAGACAGGAAAAAATATATGGCTTTACACTGGCTATACAATCGAACAGTTACGTGAAGATGAATTACGTAAAAAATGTCTTAAATATGTAGATGTACTAGTCGACGGACGATTTGTAAAAGAACTTTATGACCCAAATATAAAATTTAGAGGAAGCAGTAATCAGAGAATTATTAATAAAGAAGAATTCTTTATTTAAATCTTAAAAAATAAAAATTTCATTTTATACCAAAAACATATAGAAAAAACTCAAAAATAATGCTAAAATACTTGTATAAAATTATGTTTTATAAAAAATTTTAATAAATAGAGGTGAAAAGTGAAAGAAAAAATTATTATCATCGATTTTGGTTCACAATACAGCCAATTAATTGCCAGAAGAATTAGAGAGATGGAAGTTTATTGTGAAATTGTGCCTTTAATTGATATTGAAAAAATAAAAAATGGAGAAGAAAAGCTAAAAGGTATCATCTTTTCAGGAGGTCCTGCTTCAGTTTATGAAAAAGGTGCTCCAACTGTAAATCCTGAAGTATTTAACTTAAATCTTCCTATTTTGGGAATTTGCTATGGAATGCAACTAATCACACACTTAAACGGCGGAAAAGTTGAAAAAGCAGATTCAAGAGAGTTTGGGAAAGCTGTATTAGAAGTAGAAAATAACGACAATCCTTTGTTTACAGGAGTAAAAAAATCTTCTAACATCTGGATGAGCCACAACGATCACATCACAGAATTGCCAACAGGCTTTGAAATTATCGCAAAAACAGATTCATCAATCGCCGCAATTACAAACAACAACGGAATTTATGCACTTCAATTCCACCCAGAAGTAGTCCATTCTGAATGTGGAACACAAATTTTAGAAAATTTTGTATTTAACATCTGTAAATGCGAAAAAAACTGGAAAATTTCAAGTTTTATTACTGAAAAAACAAAATCCATCAAGGAAACTGTCGGAGATGAACACGTACTGCTTGCCCTTTCTGGTGGAGTAGATTCATCAGTTGCCGCAGTTCTGATTAACAACGCAATCGGACACCAGCTTACTTGTATGTTTGTAGATACTGGTCTTCTAAGAAAAGATGAAGGAAAAAAAGTTCTTGAATATTACAAAAAACACTTTGACTTAAACATTGTTTTCGTTGATGCAAAAGACAGATTTTTAAACAAATTAAAAGGCGTAGATGAACCTGAAGCCAAGAGAAAAATCATTGGAAACGAATTTATCGAAGTCTTTAACGAAGAAATTAGAAAACTTAAAGGACAGGAAGGTGCAAAATTCCTAGCACAAGGTACAATCTATCCTGATGTAATCGAATCACAATCCATAAAAGGCCCTTCGCACACAATAAAATCTCACCATAACGTAGGAGGATTGCCAGAAGACTTGCAATTTGAATTACTTGAACCTTTAAAAGAACTATTTAAAGACGAAGTACGAAAAGTAGGACATGAACTTGGACTGCCTGACACAATTATAAAAAGACATCCATTCCCAGGTCCAGGACTTGGAATCAGAGTTATCGGAGAAGTAACTCCTGACAAAGTAAAAATCCTTCAAGAAGCCGACGATATCTTTATCACAGAACTAATAGAAAAAGGACTTTACGACAAAGTAGATCAGGCATTCGTAACATTATTACCTGTAAAAACTGTCGGAGTTATGGGCGACCAAAGAACTTATGAATACGTAGCAGCTATTCGTTCAGTAAATACCATCGACTTCATGACTGCTACTTGGTCAAAACTTCCTTACGAATTCTTGGAAGAAGTGTCAAATAAAATTATAAACAAAGTAAACGGTATTAATAGAATCGTGTATGATATTTCTTCTAAACCGCCGGGAACTATTGAATGGGAGTAATAATCATTTTTTTTAATAACCTATACAAAAATTAGGAGGATAATATGTCAAATAGAGGCTCAGAATGGAGAAAATGGGATTTACATTTACATACAGCAAGCTCTTATGATTATAAATATAAAGCAGGTGATTCAGACGAAATTTTAATAGATAAATTAACAGAAAATAACATAGAAGGTGTTGTAATAACAGATCATTTTGTTATAGATAAAAATAGAATAGAGAATTTAAAGCGGATAGCAGAAGAGAAAAAAACTAAAATTAAATTTTTTCCAGGAGTAGAACTTAGAACTGATAAAGGAGATACAAATATTCATATAATTCTAATATTTTCAAATGAAACTGATATAGATACATTGTCTAAAGATTTTGAATATTTTAAAAGAAATACTTCAAAAGCAAACGATAGTGAGACTACTATTTACTGGGACTATAATGATATTGTTAAATTTGCTCAAGAACGAAATGGACTTATATCTATTCATGCTGGACATAAATCTAATGGCATTGATGAAAGAATAACAAATAAATTAGAACATAATCAAGCTATCAAAATAGAATATTCAAAAACTGTTGATATATTTGAAATGGGAAAAGTCAAAGATCTGGAGGGTTATAAAAATCATGTTTTTCCTAAAATTGGCAGGCGTCCTTTGATTATTTCTTCTGACAATCATGATCCACGATGTTATGATAATAATAAATGTTTATGGATTAAATCTGATTTAACATTTGAAGGTTTAAAACAAATCATCTACGAACCAGACGAAAGAATAAAATATGGAAAAAGTAATCCAAATGATAAGTTAGATTATCTATTAATCGATTATTTAGAATATGATGATAATAAAAAGATATTTTTTAATAGTGGATTAAATACAATTATAGGCGGAAGGAGTACAGGAAAATCCACTCTATTAAATTCTATTGCTAAATATCAAAATAATCCAAATTCAAAAGAAGATCATTACACATTACCAAATGTTAAAGTTATATGGCGTGATGGACAATTAGATGCAGCAAGAGAAGTAGAATTTATTCCTCAAGAATTTATGATTAATATTTCAAAAAACACTAAAGATTTGAATAATTTACTTCATAAAATAATTAAAGAAAAAGATATGACTAAAGAAGAGGATAAATACAAAGAGAATGTTAATGAAGTCCGAGAAAACATAAACAGATATTTAAATGAATATTTTTCTAAAATAGATTTAATAAATGAAATATCTAAACCAGAAGGAGACAGAGAAGGTATAACTAAAAGTATAGAGGAACTAAATAAAAAAATTAACTTAATACGATTGAATAGTCAATTTGATGAAAAAGAAAATAACTTGTATCAAGAAAAATGTCTGGAACTTGCTAATTTGCAAGAGGATTTACAAAAAAATGAATCTGAAAGTAAAAACTTATTAATATTAAGAGATAAACCTCTTACTGTCAATATCAATCTAGAGAATATTAGTGATGAAAATAAACAATTATTAAACACAAAATTATCCGCTATCGTAAGTCAATTAAATAATGAATGGGAACATTCTATAAATGAGGTTATAAATGAAGTTAATCATAACATAACAAATTTAAAAAATAATATTAATACTGTAGAAGCATCTGAAATATACATTAAAGGAAATGAACTAAAAGATAAAAATACAGAATTAAGTGAATTAGAAACAAAACTTTCACTAGAAAAACAAAAATTAAATGTAATAGAAAACTATGAACAAAAAATTATGAATCTAAAAGAGCAAATAAAACATTATTCTATAAATATTGTAAAAGAATTTATTAAATATAAAGATGAAATTAGTTTATTAGAAAAAACTTTTAATATCAATGAAAATGAACTATCAATAAAAATAAATCCTGTACTAACTGACTTTTCAAAAAAAATAGACTATTTAAATGCTCGTAATAAAAATAGCAATGACTTTGTTGAAAAATTCAAAAATATTATGATTAATAACAACAATGAAGGGATGAAAAAAGAATTATTAGAAATTTTTAATAATAATGATCTAGTATTTAATAGAAACAAAACTCTTAAAGATTTCATTAATGATATTTTTTCTTCTAATTGGTTCACATATGATTATATCATCACTTACCAAAAAGATGAGTTCAAGAATATGTCTCAAGGTAAAAAATCATTTGTAATTTTAAAATTATTATTAGAATTTAGTGATAATAAAAAACCTGTGTTAATCGATCAACCTGAAGATAGTTTAGATAACAGAGCAATTTATCATGAATTAAGAAATTATATTCTAAAAACTAAAAAACAAAGACAAGTTATTATTGTTACACATAATGCTAATGTAGTAGTTGGAGCTGATGCTGAAAATATAATTATTGCAAATCAACACAATGAAAAAGAAAAAAATAGAGATTCTGTTAAATTTCAATATGTCAATGGTTCATTAGAAAATACAAAACCGAAAGATGAAAAATGCGAATATATTTTAGAATCACAAGGAATTAGAGAGCATATATTCGATATTTTAGAAGGTGGAACAGAAGCATTTGTTAAAAGAGAACAAAAATATAATGTTAATAATTCATTGAAAAATAAATACAAAATGTAACTTTCCTAATTTAAATCCAAATTCCCAGTTTGTTAGATTATGTTTTTATTTTATTATACTG
It includes:
- the guaA gene encoding glutamine-hydrolyzing GMP synthase; translated protein: MKEKIIIIDFGSQYSQLIARRIREMEVYCEIVPLIDIEKIKNGEEKLKGIIFSGGPASVYEKGAPTVNPEVFNLNLPILGICYGMQLITHLNGGKVEKADSREFGKAVLEVENNDNPLFTGVKKSSNIWMSHNDHITELPTGFEIIAKTDSSIAAITNNNGIYALQFHPEVVHSECGTQILENFVFNICKCEKNWKISSFITEKTKSIKETVGDEHVLLALSGGVDSSVAAVLINNAIGHQLTCMFVDTGLLRKDEGKKVLEYYKKHFDLNIVFVDAKDRFLNKLKGVDEPEAKRKIIGNEFIEVFNEEIRKLKGQEGAKFLAQGTIYPDVIESQSIKGPSHTIKSHHNVGGLPEDLQFELLEPLKELFKDEVRKVGHELGLPDTIIKRHPFPGPGLGIRVIGEVTPDKVKILQEADDIFITELIEKGLYDKVDQAFVTLLPVKTVGVMGDQRTYEYVAAIRSVNTIDFMTATWSKLPYEFLEEVSNKIINKVNGINRIVYDISSKPPGTIEWE
- a CDS encoding anaerobic ribonucleoside triphosphate reductase; protein product: MQAQLTENLKNIIAGIVNVESNDTNNENANMSAMTPAGQMMKFASEVSKIYALENLISPQFKEAHEKGLIHIHDLDFYSSKTTTCLQYDLENMFENGFYTKHGYIREAQSISTYATLATIIFQTNQNEQHGGQAIPAFDFYMAKGVLKSFRRHLKKRILSFLKIKNGIEVTKDQEENIKNFLKENISSIKCSENVIKLMENFFEIKKDDLIKLLTESYQDTETETYQAMEGFLHNLNTMHSRGGNQVVFSSINYGTDTSEEGRMVIRELLKATSSGLGKHETPIFPIQIFKVKEGLNYSENDYNLARNDFDGILETVKKQKISYENNSKNKKNIFETPNFDLLLLSCETSSRRLFPNFVFLDSEFNRHEKWKMDDPKKYKYEIATMGCRTRVFENVNGEKSSLGRGNLSFTSINFPRIAILTRKKVENEILKMEKAGKFLNEEEKNNKKIELLTEEFQKKVLETTYLAGKQLYERYNFQKTALAKQFPFMRSNNLWKGLGVKDGNEEVGEAINSGSLSIGFVGGSNAMYALFDVEHGTSEVAYKVLYDTIEKMGTVADEFRDKYHLNYSILATPAESLTGRFLRIDRNEFGVIKNVTDRDYYVNSFHIDVKKEISLFDKIRKEAPFHKLTRGGHITYVELDGEARKNIGVMLKIVKVMKDTGIGYGSINHPVDRCRDCGTEAIIYDKCPICGSHNISRIRRITGYLTGDLDSWNSAKQAEEQDRVKHGIK
- a CDS encoding TrlF family AAA-like ATPase — encoded protein: MSNRGSEWRKWDLHLHTASSYDYKYKAGDSDEILIDKLTENNIEGVVITDHFVIDKNRIENLKRIAEEKKTKIKFFPGVELRTDKGDTNIHIILIFSNETDIDTLSKDFEYFKRNTSKANDSETTIYWDYNDIVKFAQERNGLISIHAGHKSNGIDERITNKLEHNQAIKIEYSKTVDIFEMGKVKDLEGYKNHVFPKIGRRPLIISSDNHDPRCYDNNKCLWIKSDLTFEGLKQIIYEPDERIKYGKSNPNDKLDYLLIDYLEYDDNKKIFFNSGLNTIIGGRSTGKSTLLNSIAKYQNNPNSKEDHYTLPNVKVIWRDGQLDAAREVEFIPQEFMINISKNTKDLNNLLHKIIKEKDMTKEEDKYKENVNEVRENINRYLNEYFSKIDLINEISKPEGDREGITKSIEELNKKINLIRLNSQFDEKENNLYQEKCLELANLQEDLQKNESESKNLLILRDKPLTVNINLENISDENKQLLNTKLSAIVSQLNNEWEHSINEVINEVNHNITNLKNNINTVEASEIYIKGNELKDKNTELSELETKLSLEKQKLNVIENYEQKIMNLKEQIKHYSINIVKEFIKYKDEISLLEKTFNINENELSIKINPVLTDFSKKIDYLNARNKNSNDFVEKFKNIMINNNNEGMKKELLEIFNNNDLVFNRNKTLKDFINDIFSSNWFTYDYIITYQKDEFKNMSQGKKSFVILKLLLEFSDNKKPVLIDQPEDSLDNRAIYHELRNYILKTKKQRQVIIVTHNANVVVGADAENIIIANQHNEKEKNRDSVKFQYVNGSLENTKPKDEKCEYILESQGIREHIFDILEGGTEAFVKREQKYNVNNSLKNKYKM
- the nrdG gene encoding anaerobic ribonucleoside-triphosphate reductase activating protein → MNEEQEIKEKNSENLKNDFTLRLLMTYKETIVDGIGLRYSLYFAGCSHACPGCHNEYSWNPNHGNILTYEKLEEIAKEINENTLLDGITISGGDPLFNPTDMLKVLKFLKAKTGKNIWLYTGYTIEQLREDELRKKCLKYVDVLVDGRFVKELYDPNIKFRGSSNQRIINKEEFFI